The Flammeovirgaceae bacterium genome contains a region encoding:
- a CDS encoding sugar phosphate isomerase/epimerase, translating to MTTIKGPALFLAQFMGAKPPFNKMESICRWAASLGFIGVQIPTVDARCINLKKVAESKDFADEYKETVRSYGVEITELSTHLQGQLVAVHPAYDQLFDGFAPTSVRNNPKARQAWAVDQLKLAAKASRNLGINVCVTFSGSLLWHTVYPWPQRSMGLVEDGFKELAKRWLPILNHFDKYGVDLCFEVHAGEDLHDGITFERFWEATGKHNRVNLLYDPSHFILQQLDYIQYIDHYHSFIKMFHVKDAEYNPTGKCGVYGGYLDWRERPGRFRSLGDGQVNFKKIFSKLAQYGYPGWAVLEWECCIKHPEQGATEGARFIKDHIIRVTDKAFDDFAATQKNSKLNKKILGL from the coding sequence ATGACGACCATTAAAGGTCCTGCTTTGTTTCTTGCCCAATTTATGGGCGCTAAACCTCCCTTTAATAAAATGGAGAGCATTTGCCGGTGGGCCGCTTCGTTGGGATTTATCGGAGTACAGATTCCGACAGTTGATGCGCGTTGCATTAATCTGAAAAAGGTTGCCGAAAGTAAAGACTTTGCCGATGAGTATAAAGAAACCGTTCGAAGCTATGGTGTTGAAATTACAGAGCTTTCAACTCATCTGCAGGGGCAGTTGGTAGCGGTTCACCCTGCGTATGATCAATTATTTGATGGATTCGCGCCCACATCGGTGCGCAATAACCCCAAAGCCCGCCAGGCTTGGGCGGTGGATCAATTAAAACTTGCCGCTAAGGCCAGCCGCAATCTCGGCATTAATGTCTGCGTAACATTTTCCGGTTCATTGTTGTGGCATACGGTGTACCCCTGGCCGCAGCGTTCAATGGGGTTAGTTGAAGATGGCTTTAAGGAATTAGCAAAACGGTGGCTTCCGATTTTGAATCACTTCGATAAATACGGAGTTGATTTGTGCTTTGAAGTGCATGCGGGCGAAGATCTGCACGATGGCATTACCTTTGAGCGCTTTTGGGAAGCAACCGGAAAACACAACCGTGTTAATTTGCTTTACGATCCCAGCCACTTTATCCTGCAACAACTCGACTACATTCAGTACATTGATCATTACCACAGTTTTATTAAAATGTTTCACGTTAAAGATGCCGAGTATAATCCTACAGGCAAATGTGGAGTATATGGCGGCTACCTCGACTGGCGTGAGCGCCCGGGGCGATTCCGGTCGCTGGGCGATGGGCAAGTGAATTTTAAAAAAATCTTTTCAAAGCTGGCCCAGTATGGTTATCCCGGATGGGCCGTGCTTGAATGGGAATGTTGCATAAAACATCCGGAACAGGGAGCGACCGAAGGAGCCCGGTTTATTAAAGACCACATCATCCGCGTTACCGATAAAGCTTTTGATGATTTTGCCGCTACACAAAAAAACAGCAAATTGAACAAGAAAATACTAGGATTATGA
- a CDS encoding cytochrome C552, which produces MSVLLLSCGGGGKETGNATETETITSSAELIKKGEQLVNASDCKTCHHQVNKIIGPSHLDVAKKYEFTQENVKLMAERIIKGGSGVWGDVPMTPHPDLSVTDAENMARYVLSLDGEAEKK; this is translated from the coding sequence ATGTCCGTCCTTCTTTTATCCTGTGGCGGAGGCGGAAAAGAAACCGGAAATGCAACTGAAACTGAAACCATAACTTCATCAGCCGAGTTAATTAAAAAGGGCGAGCAATTGGTTAATGCAAGCGACTGTAAAACCTGCCACCACCAGGTAAATAAAATCATCGGGCCATCACATCTGGATGTGGCAAAAAAATATGAGTTTACACAGGAAAATGTAAAGCTGATGGCTGAGCGCATCATCAAAGGAGGTAGTGGGGTTTGGGGCGATGTGCCAATGACTCCTCATCCGGATCTTTCAGTTACCGATGCCGAGAATATGGCACGTTATGTATTATCACTTGATGGCGAAGCCGAAAAGAAATGA
- a CDS encoding sugar phosphate isomerase/epimerase, producing the protein MKRRKFIQHSAVAATGSLLMPSLLGCKPAKQENKKTLGLQLYTLRDVILKDLQGTLKAVADIGYTEMETFSYGDGKIFGQPFNEYVKITNDLGLKTVSGHYMSGFNLQSSGNLRSGWEQAVADAKSAGQEYMIIAYLFKEERETIDQYKELCELINKGAEVCKSYGIKMGYHNHDFEFVAINNEVPYDVMLAELDPTLVSMELDLYWIVRAGFSPADYFARHPGRFELWHVKDMHKDDPTKNADLGTGSINFAEIFKLRQQSGLKHFFVEQETYDVSSLESVKNNYNYLKEIV; encoded by the coding sequence ATGAAACGCAGGAAATTTATCCAACACTCGGCAGTTGCAGCCACCGGAAGTTTACTGATGCCCTCTTTACTGGGTTGCAAACCGGCAAAGCAAGAAAACAAAAAAACTTTAGGGTTACAGTTGTACACCTTGCGCGATGTTATTTTGAAAGACCTCCAGGGAACGCTTAAAGCGGTGGCTGATATTGGTTATACCGAAATGGAGACCTTTTCGTATGGTGACGGTAAAATATTTGGCCAGCCTTTTAACGAGTATGTTAAAATAACGAATGACCTCGGCTTGAAAACGGTAAGCGGCCATTACATGTCTGGCTTTAATTTGCAGTCATCCGGTAACTTGCGCTCAGGCTGGGAACAGGCCGTGGCCGATGCCAAATCGGCCGGGCAGGAGTACATGATTATTGCCTACCTCTTTAAAGAGGAGCGTGAGACCATCGACCAATACAAGGAACTTTGTGAATTGATAAATAAGGGAGCCGAAGTTTGTAAAAGCTATGGTATTAAGATGGGGTATCATAATCATGATTTTGAGTTTGTGGCTATCAACAACGAAGTACCGTATGATGTAATGCTTGCCGAACTTGATCCGACATTGGTGAGCATGGAACTTGATCTTTACTGGATTGTGCGTGCAGGTTTTTCACCGGCCGATTATTTTGCCAGGCACCCGGGCCGCTTTGAACTTTGGCATGTTAAGGATATGCACAAGGATGATCCAACCAAAAATGCCGACTTGGGCACCGGCTCCATAAATTTTGCTGAAATTTTTAAACTAAGGCAGCAATCAGGTCTAAAACATTTTTTTGTAGAACAGGAAACTTACGATGTCTCTTCGCTGGAAAGTGTTAAAAATAACTACAACTATCTGAAAGAAATCGTGTAA
- a CDS encoding alpha-amylase: MFRNYLLILIILTFACSRTTEKIPDVLPVAESKKKIVIYQMMTRLFGNKVTANKKYGTIEENGVGRFNDINANALKGLKELGVTHIWYTGIIEHALLTDYTAYGITLDDADVVKGRAGSPYSIKDYYDVNPDLAVQVPNRMKEFEALVERTHAHGLKVLIDFVPNHVARGYKSDAKPRGVRDFGEDDDKTVAFKPSNNFYYLPGQTFKVPQGYDPLGPENEFPTKDGMFEENPAKATGNDKFVAQPSITDWFEAAKLNYGVDIQGGGQNYFDPLPDTWLKMRDILLFWANKKVDGFRCDIAEMVPVEFWSWVIPQVKAVNNNLIFIAEIYNPSLYRSFIHTGRFDFLYDKVQLYDTLRRLIRGDGSTSEIHPIQESLSGINKHMLHFLENHDEQRIASKYFAGDPWKAVPAMVISALIDSGPVMIYFGQEVGEPADGDPGHQTLEQPGTTSKMDYWGVPEHQKWMNNGLFDGGLLSEEQKQLRQFYMNLLNLAGQSEAIAMGNYADLTRHNLERKQISDDIHAFVRWHGDERLLILSSFRSKPADVTITIPETVAEQMGLQKGNTYVARDILWREVETGIDENLSVRVRLNPYGALILKIK; the protein is encoded by the coding sequence ATGTTCCGCAATTACCTGTTGATACTGATAATTTTAACTTTTGCGTGTTCCCGTACAACCGAAAAGATTCCTGACGTGCTACCTGTTGCCGAATCCAAAAAAAAAATAGTCATCTACCAGATGATGACCCGGCTTTTTGGTAACAAAGTAACTGCCAACAAAAAATACGGAACGATTGAAGAGAATGGTGTGGGTAGGTTTAACGATATTAATGCTAACGCACTGAAGGGATTGAAAGAATTAGGTGTTACCCACATCTGGTACACCGGTATTATCGAGCATGCGTTGCTTACTGATTACACTGCTTACGGCATTACGCTTGACGATGCCGATGTGGTAAAGGGCCGGGCCGGTTCACCTTATTCCATTAAAGATTACTACGATGTAAATCCCGATCTGGCGGTTCAGGTGCCAAACCGAATGAAGGAATTTGAAGCGCTTGTTGAGCGCACCCATGCACATGGCTTAAAAGTGCTTATTGATTTTGTACCCAACCACGTGGCTCGCGGGTATAAATCCGATGCAAAACCACGGGGTGTTCGCGATTTTGGCGAGGATGACGATAAAACCGTTGCTTTTAAGCCTTCTAATAACTTTTACTACTTACCTGGCCAAACCTTTAAAGTACCTCAAGGATATGATCCGCTGGGCCCGGAAAATGAATTTCCAACCAAAGACGGAATGTTTGAAGAAAATCCGGCAAAAGCCACCGGCAATGATAAGTTTGTGGCCCAGCCTTCAATAACCGACTGGTTTGAAGCAGCCAAGTTGAATTATGGTGTGGATATTCAGGGAGGTGGTCAAAACTATTTTGACCCCTTACCCGACACCTGGCTTAAAATGCGCGACATCTTGCTTTTTTGGGCAAATAAAAAGGTTGACGGCTTCCGTTGCGACATTGCCGAAATGGTACCCGTTGAGTTTTGGAGTTGGGTAATCCCGCAGGTAAAAGCTGTTAATAACAATTTGATTTTTATTGCGGAAATCTATAACCCATCGTTGTACCGAAGTTTCATCCATACGGGCCGGTTTGATTTTCTTTATGATAAGGTGCAGTTGTATGATACACTCCGAAGGCTTATCCGTGGCGATGGTTCTACTTCCGAAATTCACCCGATTCAGGAATCTCTTTCTGGTATCAATAAGCACATGCTTCACTTCCTGGAAAATCATGATGAGCAACGGATAGCGTCAAAATATTTTGCCGGTGATCCGTGGAAAGCCGTGCCGGCCATGGTTATCAGTGCCCTTATCGACAGCGGCCCGGTAATGATCTACTTTGGCCAGGAAGTAGGCGAACCTGCCGATGGCGACCCGGGGCACCAAACCCTGGAGCAGCCCGGTACAACATCTAAAATGGACTATTGGGGTGTGCCGGAGCATCAAAAGTGGATGAACAACGGCCTGTTCGATGGTGGGTTGCTTTCCGAAGAGCAAAAACAGTTGCGTCAGTTTTATATGAATTTGCTCAATCTCGCAGGGCAATCGGAGGCTATTGCTATGGGCAACTATGCCGATTTAACCCGCCATAATCTTGAACGAAAACAAATTAGCGATGACATCCATGCGTTTGTTCGTTGGCATGGTGATGAGCGATTGCTCATACTGTCCAGCTTCCGGTCAAAACCGGCCGATGTAACTATTACTATTCCTGAAACGGTGGCTGAGCAAATGGGATTGCAAAAAGGAAATACCTATGTGGCCCGCGATATACTTTGGCGCGAAGTTGAAACAGGCATTGATGAAAATCTGTCTGTACGTGTTCGTTTAAATCCTTACGGAGCTTTAATTCTCAAAATAAAATAG
- a CDS encoding alpha-1,4-glucan--maltose-1-phosphate maltosyltransferase, which produces MIASLPGQSRVIIENVQPQVDRGLYPVKRTVGEAVQVTADIFSDGHDHVRAEVLFRKKTEKNWNLAEMHHQGNDSWSGTFTVTDKVPYVFTVRAWVDHFETWYDGILKKIAAQLQVQVELAEGSVLLLQLPEGKKKDVLKLAAQLKDETRYAENIELVSDNMFAELVKRNPLRKHETVYPAELLVVVEHAKARFSTWYELFPRSASLAGKHGTFADVVKLLPRIEAMGFDVLYLPPIHPIGKVNRKGKNNNVRAVAGEPGSPWAIGSDEGGHKAIHPQLGTLEQYKELIVKARKRGIDVAMDLAFQCAPDHPYVKEHPHWFKVRPDGSIQYAENPPKKYQDIYPFNFECDDWQNLWNELLSVVLYWIDQGVKIFRVDNPHTKPFRFWQWLIAEVNKQHEDVIFLSEAFTRPKVMATLAKLGFTQSYTYFTWRVTRNEIVEYMNELVHGPSRNYFRPNFWPNTPDILPYHLQHQGDTIFIIRFVLAATLSSNYGIYGPPFEFCENIPIPGKEEYLDSEKFEIKQYDWKKTTRMTDLISIVNKARKEHPALQSTWNIHFCTCNNDNLLAYLKTTDNLADCVLVVVNFDQHGRQSGYVQLPKEMLRLSDLINVKLHDMVTNEHYTWTQEWNYVELDPHKLPFHLFHLTVHESFA; this is translated from the coding sequence ATGATTGCCTCACTACCGGGCCAATCCCGTGTTATTATTGAAAATGTACAACCGCAGGTTGATAGGGGCCTTTATCCCGTTAAGCGTACTGTGGGCGAAGCTGTACAGGTAACAGCCGATATATTTTCTGATGGCCATGACCATGTGCGTGCCGAAGTATTATTCAGAAAGAAAACTGAAAAAAACTGGAACCTGGCCGAAATGCATCACCAGGGAAATGATTCATGGTCGGGTACCTTTACGGTTACGGATAAAGTTCCATACGTGTTTACCGTTCGGGCCTGGGTTGACCATTTTGAAACCTGGTATGATGGCATCTTAAAAAAGATTGCGGCCCAGCTTCAGGTTCAGGTAGAACTTGCCGAAGGAAGCGTGTTGCTCCTTCAGTTACCTGAAGGCAAAAAGAAGGATGTTCTTAAACTAGCCGCTCAACTGAAGGATGAGACGCGTTATGCCGAAAACATTGAACTGGTTTCGGACAACATGTTTGCCGAACTGGTAAAACGTAATCCGCTTCGAAAGCATGAAACGGTTTATCCGGCTGAATTGCTGGTGGTAGTTGAGCATGCTAAAGCCCGTTTCAGTACCTGGTATGAACTGTTTCCGCGGTCGGCCTCGCTGGCCGGCAAGCACGGCACCTTTGCCGATGTTGTCAAACTGTTGCCACGCATTGAGGCCATGGGTTTTGATGTGCTGTATCTTCCGCCCATTCACCCCATTGGAAAAGTAAACCGGAAAGGCAAGAACAACAACGTGCGTGCTGTAGCCGGTGAGCCCGGCTCTCCGTGGGCTATCGGCAGCGATGAAGGGGGGCACAAAGCTATTCATCCTCAGTTGGGCACCCTCGAACAGTACAAAGAATTAATTGTGAAAGCCCGCAAGCGGGGTATTGATGTGGCCATGGATTTGGCTTTTCAGTGCGCTCCGGATCATCCCTATGTAAAGGAACACCCGCATTGGTTTAAAGTCCGGCCGGATGGCTCCATTCAGTATGCCGAGAACCCACCGAAAAAATACCAGGATATTTACCCGTTTAATTTTGAGTGCGATGACTGGCAGAATTTGTGGAATGAATTACTTAGTGTTGTACTGTATTGGATTGATCAGGGAGTTAAAATCTTTCGGGTTGATAACCCGCATACCAAACCCTTTAGGTTTTGGCAATGGCTGATTGCCGAAGTGAATAAACAGCACGAAGATGTTATTTTCTTATCGGAGGCCTTCACCCGCCCGAAGGTTATGGCTACACTGGCCAAGCTGGGGTTTACCCAATCGTACACGTATTTTACCTGGCGCGTTACCCGAAACGAGATCGTTGAGTACATGAACGAGTTGGTTCACGGCCCCTCGCGCAATTATTTCAGGCCGAACTTCTGGCCGAATACGCCTGATATCCTTCCGTACCACCTGCAACATCAGGGCGATACAATTTTTATTATCCGGTTTGTGCTGGCTGCCACGCTTTCGTCCAACTACGGCATTTACGGCCCGCCCTTCGAGTTTTGTGAAAACATTCCGATTCCCGGAAAAGAAGAATATCTCGATTCTGAAAAATTTGAAATCAAACAATACGATTGGAAGAAAACCACCCGTATGACAGACCTTATCTCCATCGTAAATAAAGCCCGCAAGGAACACCCGGCCCTGCAGTCAACCTGGAACATTCATTTTTGTACCTGCAATAATGACAACCTGCTGGCTTACCTGAAAACTACCGATAACCTTGCTGATTGTGTTCTGGTGGTTGTTAATTTCGATCAGCATGGCCGGCAATCCGGCTATGTGCAACTGCCGAAGGAAATGCTGCGGCTGAGTGACCTGATTAACGTGAAATTGCACGATATGGTAACGAATGAGCATTACACCTGGACGCAGGAGTGGAATTATGTTGAGCTCGATCCGCACAAACTGCCATTTCATTTGTTTCACCTCACAGTTCATGAATCGTTTGCATGA
- the treS gene encoding maltose alpha-D-glucosyltransferase has translation MSSQQKHKDSLWFKDVVIYELSVRAFFDSNQNGFGDFPGLLQKLDYLEDLGVNTIWLLPFYPSPLKDDGYDITDHCEVHPQLGTLSDFRAFLKEAHNRGIRVIIELILNHTSDQHPWFRRARKAKAGSRYRNFYVWSDTPEKYKEARVIIQEEESSNWSWDTEAKAYYWHRFYSHQPELNYDNPEVQLEIIKIVDFWLKLGVDGFRMASIPYLFEEEGTSCENLPQTHAFIRKVRNHIDKHYKNRVLIAEANLWPEDAASYFGNGDECHMAFNYPLMPRLFLGLRTEDSYPIVDIMEQTPRTPENCQWALFLRNHDELGLEMVTEEEKDYLFKAYASDSQTKFNTGIRRRLAPLLNNDRRKIELLYAILFSLPGTPVIYYGDEIGMGDNIYLGGRQGVRTPMQWNMNLNAGFSNANPQKLYLPVISDPVYRYESVNVATQLENPSSLIWWMRNIIAMRKRLNLFGRGETKFIETNNSKVLCYSRTLEKQRIVVVANMSQFSQAAILNLADHKECDVTEVFSQNRFQNVGNGDYPITLGPYGYYWLQIDVVDKKENAKTGGELPVLETEAMWEKMFASYQDRRFIERKVLPVFMKKCRWFGGKARVISKIAIDSVYPLKVEGTTHYLTLIEVHYVQRLPELYFLPMVFVPSDRILDQVEYTAQSVICRAEIRNEAGFIMDSSYDRVFRDYLLAGMERKSRIKYPGSVLEFNTSVFNKIDVAGGIESKILKADQSNTAIVYNDRYFFKFYRKLEREMNPDLEIVRFLSEHASFANSPRYMGSIELHDERGVVVFGLLQEKVDNQGEAWSMSIDSVGRFYERVMAGAKQEKLPKLVNKPLMRFEEAPELIQEFIGRGFYERVVRLGQRTAEMHLALASDQSNPAFVPEYFTPNYQRSLYSSLRKLVRDRFNLLESSLNKLAPDVRDLAKKVLELEPDVLACFREIYETRITAIKTRIHGDFHLGQVLFTGKDFVIIDFEGEPGFTFSERRLKKNPLKDVAGMMRSFHYAAFGKMLLNENYRARDLQFLEAWAEQWQHYVSRFYLGAYMERMGKDQEWSDENDLLIRTFLIEKAIYELGYELNGRPDWVIIPLRGIYYHMNRYFQERDVRKKVSG, from the coding sequence ATGAGCAGCCAGCAAAAGCATAAGGACTCGCTGTGGTTTAAAGATGTGGTCATCTATGAGTTGTCCGTTCGCGCGTTTTTTGATAGTAACCAGAACGGCTTTGGCGATTTTCCGGGGTTGCTTCAGAAATTGGATTACCTGGAAGATCTGGGTGTTAACACCATCTGGCTGCTGCCCTTTTACCCTTCGCCCTTAAAAGATGACGGATATGACATTACCGACCATTGTGAAGTTCATCCTCAATTAGGTACGTTGTCGGATTTCCGGGCTTTTCTTAAAGAGGCTCATAACCGGGGCATCCGGGTTATTATTGAGTTGATTCTTAATCACACGTCCGATCAGCATCCGTGGTTCAGGCGTGCCCGAAAAGCCAAAGCCGGATCGCGCTACCGTAATTTCTATGTATGGAGCGATACACCAGAAAAGTATAAAGAGGCACGGGTCATCATTCAGGAAGAAGAATCTTCTAACTGGTCGTGGGATACGGAAGCAAAAGCCTATTACTGGCATCGGTTTTACAGCCATCAGCCCGAATTGAACTACGACAATCCCGAAGTCCAACTTGAAATCATCAAGATTGTTGATTTCTGGCTGAAACTGGGTGTTGACGGGTTCCGGATGGCCTCCATACCGTACCTGTTTGAAGAAGAAGGTACCAGTTGCGAGAACCTGCCGCAAACGCACGCCTTTATACGAAAGGTGCGTAACCACATTGATAAGCATTATAAAAACCGGGTGCTTATTGCCGAAGCCAACCTGTGGCCCGAAGATGCCGCTTCTTACTTTGGCAACGGTGATGAATGCCACATGGCCTTTAATTATCCGCTGATGCCCCGCTTGTTCCTGGGGCTCCGTACGGAAGACAGTTACCCGATAGTGGATATAATGGAACAAACACCCCGTACCCCTGAAAACTGTCAGTGGGCCTTGTTCCTTCGTAACCACGATGAGTTGGGACTTGAGATGGTTACCGAAGAAGAAAAGGATTACCTGTTTAAAGCGTATGCCAGCGATTCGCAAACCAAGTTTAATACCGGTATTCGCAGGCGCCTGGCGCCTTTGTTAAACAACGACCGCAGAAAAATTGAACTGCTGTATGCCATCTTGTTTTCGCTTCCCGGCACACCGGTTATTTATTATGGCGATGAAATCGGGATGGGCGATAACATCTACCTCGGAGGCCGGCAAGGTGTTCGAACCCCTATGCAGTGGAACATGAACCTCAACGCAGGTTTTTCCAATGCCAATCCGCAAAAGCTGTACTTGCCTGTTATTTCCGATCCGGTTTACCGCTATGAATCGGTTAATGTGGCCACTCAACTTGAAAATCCATCATCGCTTATCTGGTGGATGCGCAACATCATCGCCATGCGCAAACGGCTTAACCTCTTTGGCAGGGGAGAAACAAAGTTTATCGAAACCAATAACAGCAAAGTACTTTGCTATTCACGCACCCTGGAGAAACAACGCATTGTGGTAGTGGCCAACATGTCGCAATTTTCACAGGCCGCCATTTTAAATTTGGCCGACCATAAAGAATGCGATGTAACCGAAGTGTTCAGTCAAAACCGGTTTCAGAATGTAGGAAACGGAGATTATCCTATAACATTGGGACCTTATGGTTACTATTGGCTTCAGATTGATGTAGTTGATAAAAAGGAGAATGCGAAAACCGGTGGTGAATTGCCGGTACTTGAAACCGAGGCAATGTGGGAGAAGATGTTTGCCTCCTACCAGGACAGGCGGTTTATTGAGCGCAAGGTGCTGCCGGTATTTATGAAAAAGTGCAGGTGGTTCGGAGGCAAAGCCCGTGTAATCAGTAAAATAGCTATTGACAGCGTATATCCGCTTAAAGTGGAGGGAACAACGCATTACCTTACATTAATAGAAGTACATTATGTGCAACGCCTGCCCGAATTGTATTTTTTACCGATGGTGTTTGTTCCGTCTGACAGGATACTGGACCAGGTAGAGTATACTGCACAGAGTGTGATTTGCCGGGCCGAAATTCGTAACGAGGCAGGATTCATCATGGATAGCAGTTACGACCGCGTTTTTCGCGATTATCTGCTTGCCGGCATGGAACGTAAATCCCGGATTAAATACCCGGGTAGTGTTCTTGAGTTTAATACCAGTGTGTTTAATAAGATTGATGTTGCAGGCGGCATCGAATCTAAAATATTAAAAGCCGATCAAAGCAATACGGCCATCGTTTATAACGATCGCTACTTTTTCAAATTCTACCGCAAGTTGGAACGGGAGATGAATCCTGATCTTGAAATCGTACGGTTTTTAAGTGAGCATGCCAGTTTTGCAAACAGCCCGCGGTATATGGGCAGCATTGAACTGCATGATGAACGCGGAGTTGTGGTGTTTGGATTGCTGCAGGAAAAAGTGGATAACCAGGGCGAGGCCTGGAGCATGTCGATTGATTCGGTTGGGCGCTTTTATGAACGTGTTATGGCCGGTGCGAAGCAGGAGAAACTTCCTAAACTGGTTAATAAACCGCTTATGCGCTTTGAAGAAGCCCCGGAGCTGATCCAGGAGTTTATCGGCCGGGGTTTTTATGAACGGGTAGTAAGGCTGGGGCAGCGCACAGCCGAAATGCACCTGGCCTTAGCATCCGATCAATCCAATCCGGCTTTTGTACCGGAATATTTTACACCTAATTACCAACGTTCATTGTATTCTTCTCTTCGTAAATTGGTGCGCGACCGGTTTAACCTGCTGGAGAGTTCATTGAATAAGCTTGCACCCGATGTTCGTGACCTTGCCAAAAAAGTGCTTGAACTGGAACCCGATGTACTGGCCTGCTTTCGCGAAATATACGAAACCCGAATTACCGCCATTAAAACACGCATCCATGGCGATTTCCACCTCGGCCAGGTACTGTTTACCGGAAAGGATTTTGTTATCATCGACTTTGAAGGAGAACCCGGCTTTACCTTTAGCGAGCGCAGGCTGAAGAAAAATCCGTTGAAAGATGTGGCCGGTATGATGCGTTCTTTTCACTACGCAGCATTTGGAAAAATGCTACTCAATGAAAATTACCGTGCCCGCGATCTGCAGTTTCTTGAAGCGTGGGCCGAACAATGGCAGCATTACGTAAGCCGCTTTTACCTTGGTGCGTATATGGAGAGGATGGGGAAAGACCAGGAGTGGTCGGACGAGAATGATCTCCTGATACGTACCTTTTTGATAGAGAAAGCTATATACGAACTTGGCTACGAGTTAAACGGCCGGCCCGATTGGGTAATTATTCCGCTCAGGGGTATTTATTACCATATGAACCGGTATTTTCAGGAGCGCGATGTTCGAAAAAAAGTTTCCGGATAA